The following proteins come from a genomic window of Thermodesulfobacteriota bacterium:
- a CDS encoding adenylosuccinate lyase family protein has translation MPSHPIDFAIQADVFSTRELAAIFDEEARLGRWLAIEATLAQVQAELGVIPAAAAAIIRERARLDGLDREALRAAYGRSRNSILPLVAALRQACGPEAGDWVHHGVTTQDILDTAAVLEIRDALALIYRDLRRLEELVLGLAERHRDTPMIGRTHGQAALPITFGLKAAGWALEIRRHLERLQAMAPRLLVGQLGGAVGTLAALGPQAVAVADLTLSRLGLGSPLLPWHNARDTVAELAAGLMLVTGTGGRIANEICQLGRSELRELREPAPAGAARSSTMPHKRNPVLAQRVVVLARHVRALAGVAAEAMGHEHERDGRALWSEWLALPQICIYSGTALQYLGRVVEGLEVDKERMAANLAAEGAFLMSEWLQFRLAPSLGRAKAQQRLGELAARCQASGRPLAELVAADPEIGSLLDPADLARLERPADYLGQTAALVERALRTIRAARDLDPVSLLSA, from the coding sequence ATGCCCAGCCATCCCATCGACTTTGCCATCCAGGCGGACGTCTTCTCCACCCGGGAGCTGGCGGCCATCTTCGACGAGGAGGCCCGCCTCGGCCGCTGGCTGGCCATCGAGGCGACCCTGGCTCAGGTGCAGGCGGAGCTGGGGGTGATCCCGGCGGCGGCCGCCGCCATCATCCGGGAACGGGCCCGGCTGGACGGCCTGGACCGGGAGGCCTTGCGGGCCGCCTATGGCCGCAGCCGCAACTCGATCCTGCCGCTGGTGGCCGCCCTGCGGCAGGCCTGCGGCCCGGAGGCCGGCGACTGGGTGCACCACGGGGTCACCACCCAGGACATCCTGGACACCGCGGCCGTGCTGGAGATCCGGGACGCTTTGGCGCTCATCTACCGGGACCTGCGCCGGCTGGAGGAGCTGGTGCTGGGGCTCGCCGAGCGCCACCGGGACACGCCCATGATCGGCCGCACCCACGGCCAGGCCGCCCTGCCCATCACCTTCGGCCTCAAGGCCGCGGGCTGGGCCCTGGAGATCCGGCGCCATCTGGAGCGGCTGCAGGCCATGGCGCCCCGGCTGCTGGTCGGCCAGCTGGGGGGCGCGGTGGGCACCTTGGCGGCCCTGGGCCCCCAGGCCGTGGCGGTGGCCGACCTGACCCTCAGCCGCCTGGGCCTGGGCTCGCCTCTTCTGCCCTGGCACAATGCCCGGGATACGGTGGCCGAGCTGGCGGCCGGGCTGATGCTGGTCACCGGCACCGGCGGCCGCATCGCCAACGAGATCTGCCAGCTGGGCCGCTCGGAGCTGCGGGAGCTGCGGGAGCCGGCGCCGGCCGGCGCCGCCCGCAGCAGCACCATGCCCCACAAGCGCAATCCGGTCCTGGCCCAGCGCGTCGTGGTCCTGGCCCGGCACGTCCGGGCCCTGGCCGGGGTGGCGGCCGAGGCCATGGGCCACGAGCACGAGCGGGACGGCCGCGCCCTGTGGTCCGAGTGGCTGGCCCTGCCCCAGATCTGTATTTACAGCGGCACGGCCCTCCAGTATCTTGGGAGGGTTGTGGAGGGCCTTGAGGTGGACAAGGAGCGCATGGCCGCCAATCTGGCCGCCGAGGGGGCCTTCCTGATGAGCGAATGGCTGCAGTTCCGGCTGGCCCCTTCCCTGGGCCGCGCGAAGGCCCAGCAGCGGCTGGGAGAGCTGGCGGCCCGCTGCCAGGCCTCCGGCCGCCCGCTGGCGGAGCTTGTGGCCGCCGATCCGGAGATCGGCTCCCTTCTCGACCCCGCCGATCTTGCCCGCCTGGAGCGGCCGGCAGACTACCTCGGCCAGACAGCCGCCCTGGTGGAGCGTGCCCTCCGGACGATCCGCGCCGCGCGAGACCTTGACCCGGTAAGCCTCCTTTCCGCATGA